One part of the Ralstonia pickettii genome encodes these proteins:
- a CDS encoding branched-chain amino acid ABC transporter permease — protein MEFLVINLLNGISYGLLLFMLSSGLTLIFSMMGVLNFAHASFYMLGAYFAYVVSGYLGFWPALIVAPLLVGALGAVVERFGLRTVHRYGHVAELLFTFGLAYLIEEGVKLVWGLPAVPYRVPDALDGPLFTLFTSSFPKYRAFMMLVSLLMLVGIFLLLTRTRIGLVIQAALTHPDMVEALGHNVPRVFMLVFGGGCALAGLAGVIGGNAFVTEPSMAAAVGSIVFVVAVVGGMGSLVGAFVASLLIGCIQTFAVTLDISVTSVLGKIGVTLNPDVPLISVWNLTIAQVAPVLPYLLLVLMLIFRPRGLMGTRES, from the coding sequence GTGGAATTTCTAGTCATCAATCTCTTGAACGGCATCAGCTACGGGCTGCTGCTGTTCATGTTGTCTTCGGGCCTGACGCTAATCTTCAGCATGATGGGCGTGCTCAATTTTGCACACGCCAGCTTCTACATGCTGGGCGCGTATTTCGCCTATGTCGTCAGCGGCTATCTGGGCTTCTGGCCCGCGTTGATCGTGGCGCCGCTGCTGGTGGGCGCGCTGGGCGCAGTTGTCGAGCGCTTCGGCCTGCGCACGGTGCACCGCTATGGCCACGTGGCCGAACTGCTGTTTACCTTCGGACTGGCCTATCTGATTGAAGAAGGCGTGAAGCTGGTGTGGGGCCTGCCCGCCGTGCCGTACCGCGTGCCGGATGCACTGGACGGCCCGCTGTTCACGCTGTTCACGTCGTCGTTCCCCAAGTACCGCGCCTTCATGATGCTGGTGTCGCTGCTGATGCTGGTTGGCATTTTTCTGCTGCTCACGCGCACGCGTATCGGGCTCGTCATTCAAGCTGCGCTTACGCATCCGGACATGGTCGAAGCGCTGGGTCACAACGTACCGCGCGTGTTCATGCTGGTATTCGGCGGCGGCTGTGCGCTGGCCGGGTTGGCGGGCGTGATTGGCGGCAACGCGTTCGTGACCGAGCCATCGATGGCGGCAGCGGTCGGCTCCATCGTCTTCGTGGTGGCGGTCGTGGGCGGCATGGGGTCTCTTGTGGGCGCGTTCGTTGCGTCGCTGCTGATCGGTTGCATCCAGACCTTTGCCGTCACGCTTGATATTTCGGTGACCAGCGTGCTCGGGAAGATCGGTGTCACGCTCAACCCCGACGTGCCGCTCATCTCGGTCTGGAACCTGACGATTGCGCAAGTCGCACCGGTGCTGCCATATCTGCTGCTGGTGCTGATGCTGATCTTCCGCCCGCGCGGGCTGATGGGTACGCGGGAGAGCTAA
- a CDS encoding branched-chain amino acid ABC transporter substrate-binding protein, producing MTKFRPLVVAVACVAAIGGAALPTAASAAETVKIAWIDPLSGLMGALGQNQLRSWQYIAELATQKNWAGDGTKFEVVGFDNKLSPQESLTALKQVADQGIHYIVQGNGSSVGMALEDAVAKYNERNPGKEIVYLNYAAVDPDMTNSKCNYWHFRLDANSDMKMEALTSFLAKDPKVKKVYLINQNYSFGHQVARAAKEYLKRKRPDIEIVGEDLHPLAQVKDFSPYVSKIKSSGADTVITGNWGSDLALLIKAGKDAGLNANFYTYYASTTGVPTAMGSAGADHVKYVGYWNVNNDGYKGADIVEGYKKKYNDDYYLMASYTGIAMLAKAIKQTKSAEPAKVAKAFEGMKVDSLNGTFEMRASDHQGQQPLYIATWEKTNGKNVKFDQENTGYGWKTDAVLDQYVASQPTSCQMKRPQ from the coding sequence ATGACGAAGTTCCGTCCGTTGGTTGTGGCTGTTGCATGTGTTGCGGCAATCGGTGGGGCAGCTCTGCCCACTGCAGCGTCCGCCGCCGAAACCGTGAAGATCGCCTGGATCGATCCGTTGTCCGGCCTGATGGGCGCGCTGGGTCAGAACCAGTTGCGCAGCTGGCAGTACATCGCCGAACTCGCCACGCAGAAGAACTGGGCCGGCGACGGCACGAAGTTCGAAGTGGTGGGCTTCGATAACAAGCTCTCGCCGCAGGAAAGCCTGACGGCGCTCAAGCAGGTGGCCGATCAGGGCATCCACTACATCGTGCAGGGCAACGGCTCGAGCGTGGGCATGGCGCTGGAAGACGCCGTGGCCAAGTACAACGAGCGTAACCCGGGTAAGGAAATCGTCTACCTGAACTACGCTGCGGTGGATCCGGACATGACGAACAGCAAGTGCAATTACTGGCACTTCCGCCTGGACGCCAACTCCGACATGAAGATGGAAGCGCTGACCAGCTTCCTGGCGAAAGATCCGAAGGTCAAGAAGGTCTACCTGATCAACCAGAACTATTCGTTCGGCCATCAGGTCGCGCGTGCGGCCAAGGAATACCTCAAGCGCAAGCGTCCAGACATCGAGATCGTGGGTGAAGACCTGCACCCGCTGGCGCAGGTGAAGGACTTCTCGCCATACGTCTCGAAGATCAAGTCGTCGGGTGCCGACACCGTCATCACCGGCAACTGGGGCAGCGACCTGGCACTGCTCATCAAAGCCGGTAAGGATGCAGGCCTGAACGCGAACTTCTATACGTACTACGCCTCGACCACGGGCGTGCCGACAGCGATGGGCTCCGCAGGGGCAGATCATGTGAAATACGTGGGCTACTGGAACGTCAACAACGACGGCTACAAGGGCGCTGATATCGTCGAGGGCTACAAGAAGAAGTACAACGACGATTACTACCTCATGGCGTCGTACACCGGCATCGCCATGCTGGCCAAGGCCATCAAGCAGACGAAGTCGGCCGAGCCTGCCAAGGTGGCCAAGGCCTTCGAAGGCATGAAGGTCGACAGCCTGAACGGCACCTTCGAGATGCGCGCGTCCGACCACCAGGGCCAGCAGCCGCTCTACATCGCCACCTGGGAAAAAACAAACGGCAAGAACGTCAAGTTCGACCAGGAAAACACCGGCTACGGCTGGAAGACCGATGCGGTGCTCGACCAGTACGTCGCGTCGCAGCCGACTTCCTGCCAGATGAAGCGTCCACAGTAA
- a CDS encoding 3-(methylthio)propionyl-CoA ligase, with translation MALMGQMMSTPLLISTIIEHAARNSGSTEVVSRRVEGDIHRTTYRQVRDRSKQLANALAALGVQPGERVGTLAWNGYRHLEIYYGVSGSGSVCHTINPRLFPDQIAYIVNHADDQYVFFDLTFVPLVEGIAPHCPNVKGWVAMTDRAHMPTSSVPMLCYEELLDAQSADYTWPQFDENTASSLCYTSGTTGNPKGALYSHRSTVLHSYASAMPDALGCSAQDVILPVVPMFHVNAWGLPYSVPLVGAKLVFPGPKLDGASLFELFEQEKVTFSAGVPTVWLGLLQHVQANKLKFSTFRRTVIGGSAAPPAMIRTLNELDVEVIHAWGMTEMSPLGTTCKLMGKHADLPDEAKQHVLERQGRAIYGVEMKIVDAEGHELPWDGKAFGDLYVRGPWTIQSYYRNEVSPLVDGWFPTGDVANIDADGYMQITDRSKDVIKSGGEWISSIDVENVAAAHPGVHMAACISCYHPKWDERPLLVVMKKPGVELTREEMLKFFEGKVAKWWIPDDVVFVTEIPLTATGKMQKLKLREQFKDYQFPAVQA, from the coding sequence GTCGTGTCGCGCCGTGTCGAGGGCGATATCCATCGCACCACGTACCGGCAAGTGCGAGACCGCTCCAAGCAACTGGCAAATGCGCTGGCCGCACTCGGTGTGCAGCCCGGAGAGCGTGTGGGTACGCTGGCCTGGAACGGCTATCGCCACCTTGAAATCTATTACGGCGTCTCCGGTTCGGGCTCGGTGTGCCACACCATCAACCCGCGGCTGTTTCCTGACCAGATCGCCTACATCGTCAATCACGCAGACGATCAATACGTTTTCTTCGACCTGACGTTCGTGCCGCTCGTCGAGGGCATCGCGCCGCATTGCCCGAACGTGAAGGGCTGGGTGGCAATGACCGATCGCGCGCACATGCCCACCTCCAGCGTGCCGATGCTCTGCTACGAAGAGCTGCTTGATGCGCAGAGCGCCGACTACACCTGGCCGCAATTCGACGAGAACACCGCTTCCAGCCTGTGCTACACGTCTGGTACCACGGGCAACCCCAAGGGCGCGCTGTATTCGCATCGATCCACGGTGCTGCACTCGTATGCGTCAGCCATGCCGGATGCGCTTGGGTGCTCGGCGCAGGACGTGATCCTGCCGGTGGTGCCGATGTTCCACGTCAACGCGTGGGGGCTGCCGTATTCGGTGCCGCTGGTGGGCGCCAAGCTGGTCTTCCCGGGGCCGAAACTGGACGGTGCTTCGCTGTTCGAACTGTTCGAGCAGGAAAAGGTCACGTTCTCGGCTGGCGTGCCGACCGTGTGGCTCGGTCTGCTGCAACACGTGCAGGCCAACAAGCTGAAATTCTCGACGTTCCGCCGCACGGTCATTGGTGGTTCCGCAGCGCCGCCGGCCATGATCCGCACACTCAACGAGCTGGACGTGGAAGTCATCCACGCGTGGGGCATGACCGAAATGTCCCCGCTGGGCACCACGTGCAAGCTGATGGGCAAGCATGCCGACCTGCCGGACGAGGCCAAGCAGCATGTGCTGGAGCGTCAGGGCCGCGCCATCTACGGCGTCGAGATGAAGATCGTCGATGCCGAAGGCCACGAACTGCCGTGGGACGGCAAGGCTTTCGGCGACCTCTACGTGCGCGGGCCCTGGACCATCCAGAGCTATTACCGCAACGAGGTATCGCCGCTGGTCGATGGCTGGTTCCCGACGGGCGACGTGGCCAATATCGATGCCGATGGCTACATGCAGATCACAGATCGGAGCAAGGACGTGATCAAGTCGGGCGGTGAGTGGATTTCGTCTATCGATGTGGAAAACGTGGCCGCTGCGCACCCCGGCGTGCACATGGCCGCTTGCATCTCGTGCTACCACCCGAAGTGGGACGAGCGCCCGTTGCTGGTGGTGATGAAGAAGCCCGGTGTGGAACTCACGCGTGAGGAGATGCTCAAGTTCTTCGAAGGCAAGGTTGCCAAATGGTGGATTCCGGATGACGTGGTGTTTGTCACCGAAATTCCGCTCACGGCCACCGGCAAGATGCAGAAGCTGAAGCTGCGCGAGCAGTTCAAGGATTATCAGTTCCCCGCTGTACAGGCTTAG